In Oncorhynchus gorbuscha isolate QuinsamMale2020 ecotype Even-year linkage group LG08, OgorEven_v1.0, whole genome shotgun sequence, one genomic interval encodes:
- the LOC124040714 gene encoding acyl-CoA desaturase-like → MSVVLMCFSIPMFVPWCLWGESLWLGYFVPGLLRYTLVLNATWLVNSAAHMWGNRPYDTNINPRENKFVTLSAIGEGFHNYHHTFPYDYASSEFGCKLNLTTCFIDLMCFLGLAKDRKRVTPEIVLARAQRTGDGSTRNRSG, encoded by the exons ATGTCAGTGGTCCTGATGTGCTTCTCCATCCCCATGTTTGTTCCTTGGTGCCTGTGGGGAGAGAGCCTGTGGCTGGGCTACTTCGTGCCGGGTCTGCTGAGGTACACCCTGGTACTGAACGCTACCTGGCTGGTCAACAGTGCTGCCCACATGTGGGGAAACCGGCCCTACGACACCAACATCAACCCCAGAGAGAACAAGTTTGTCACCCTTAGTGCCATAG GTGAGGGGTTCCATAACTATCACCACACCTTCCCATATGATTATGCATCCAGTGAGTTTGGCTGCAAACTGAACCTGACCACCTGTTTCATCGACTTGATGTGTTTCCTCGGCCTGGCAAAGGACCGCAAGAGAGTGACCCCTGAAATAGTGCTGGCCCGGGCTCAGCGCACTGGGGACGGAAGCACCCGGAACCGGAGTGGCTAA